The following coding sequences are from one Acidobacteriota bacterium window:
- a CDS encoding M20/M25/M40 family metallo-hydrolase, which translates to MRNRLAASLLAVGLSAPALAASPDAAARLAGRAVGDTPLISDTRELCDTIGGRPVGSRANTRAVAWAAAKFKAAGADAVRNEAFPVPFLWLPGTAELAIVSPESVSLRVVACPAAPSTPGAITAKAVDAGEGTDADYARLGAKAKGAIAVVRSKEMKTADDLFGEYMRNGAIFDAAKKAGAAAVLLQSTRPRGLLYRHPVGLGRELAPLPAAMVSREHAARLLRLAEAGDVTVRLDVANKTGPAYESQNVVAEIKGAEKPDEVVLLGAHLDSWDLGTGANDNGVNVALLVDVLRGIRELGLKPKRTIRFVAFNAEELGMWGSAEYVRAHAKEMGNIAAVVIFDVGSGRTTNFYLNGREDLRKPADAALAGVAGLVGVPHTLEGVDGTDNFDFLLSGVPNFVANQDWAPYLPDYHAESDTFDMVDAREARANVAIASALVWGLANSDARAPRQSKAEVDKLLKDTKLDEQMKAMGQWDDWVAGKRGVSK; encoded by the coding sequence GCCCTCGCCGCCTCCCCGGACGCCGCCGCCCGCCTCGCCGGCCGCGCCGTCGGGGATACGCCGCTGATCTCCGACACGCGGGAGCTCTGCGACACGATCGGCGGCCGGCCCGTCGGGTCGCGCGCGAACACGCGCGCCGTGGCGTGGGCCGCCGCGAAATTCAAGGCGGCCGGCGCGGACGCCGTCCGGAACGAGGCGTTCCCGGTGCCCTTCCTGTGGCTGCCCGGCACGGCGGAGCTCGCGATCGTCTCTCCGGAGAGCGTCTCTCTGCGCGTCGTCGCGTGCCCCGCGGCGCCCTCCACGCCCGGCGCGATCACCGCGAAGGCGGTGGACGCCGGCGAGGGGACCGACGCGGACTACGCGCGCCTCGGCGCGAAGGCGAAGGGCGCGATCGCCGTCGTCCGGTCGAAGGAGATGAAGACGGCCGACGACCTCTTCGGTGAGTACATGCGCAACGGCGCGATCTTCGACGCCGCGAAGAAGGCCGGCGCGGCCGCGGTCCTCCTGCAGTCCACCCGGCCGCGCGGCCTCCTCTATCGCCACCCGGTCGGCCTCGGCCGCGAGCTGGCGCCGCTGCCGGCCGCGATGGTCTCGCGCGAGCACGCCGCGCGTCTCCTGCGCCTCGCCGAGGCGGGCGACGTCACCGTGCGCCTCGACGTGGCGAACAAGACCGGGCCGGCCTACGAATCGCAGAACGTCGTCGCCGAGATCAAGGGGGCGGAGAAGCCGGACGAGGTCGTCCTCCTCGGCGCGCACCTCGACTCGTGGGACCTCGGGACGGGCGCGAACGACAACGGCGTGAACGTGGCGCTGCTCGTGGACGTCCTGCGCGGGATCAGGGAGCTGGGGCTCAAGCCGAAGCGGACGATCCGTTTCGTCGCGTTCAACGCCGAGGAGCTCGGCATGTGGGGCTCGGCCGAGTACGTGCGCGCGCACGCGAAGGAGATGGGGAACATCGCCGCGGTCGTGATCTTCGACGTCGGCTCGGGCCGCACGACGAACTTCTACCTGAACGGGCGCGAGGACCTTCGCAAGCCCGCCGACGCGGCGCTCGCCGGCGTCGCGGGCCTCGTGGGCGTGCCGCACACGCTCGAGGGCGTGGACGGGACCGACAACTTCGACTTTCTTCTCTCGGGCGTCCCGAACTTCGTCGCGAACCAGGACTGGGCGCCGTACCTGCCCGACTACCACGCCGAGTCGGACACGTTCGACATGGTGGACGCGCGCGAGGCGCGCGCGAACGTCGCGATCGCCTCGGCGCTCGTGTGGGGTCTCGCGAACTCCGACGCCCGCGCGCCGCGCCAGTCGAAGGCCGAGGTCGACAAACTCCTGAAGGACACGAAGCTCGACGAGCAGATGAAGGCGATGGGGCAGTGGGACGACTGGGTCGCGGGTAAGCGCGGCGTCTCGAAGTGA
- a CDS encoding ATP-dependent DNA helicase RecQ: MNDHEDQLGPLLKRVFGHDAFRPFQEAVCRTVTEGRDALLVMPTGAGKSLCYQLPGLARSGTTLVISPLIALMEDQVTRLRALSLAAERIHSGIDRVVSRQVCRYYLDGKLDFLFIAPERLSVPGFPEMLARRTPALVAVDEAHCISHWGHDFRPDYRLLGGRLPLLRPAPVIALTATATPRVQDDIVRQLGMTQAGRFIHGFRRTNIAVEVVEAPPSRRAELVRDVLADPAHRPAIVYTPTRREAESLAEELESKLKAVAYHAGMTASQRDDVQRRFLEGRAEVIVATIAFGMGIDKANVRTVVHTGLPASVEGYYQEIGRAGRDGLASRAILLHSYGDTRTHEFFLARDYPETRVLDKDDEEQREHRKMQIDLMRRFAEGSACRMLQLVRHFGDQEDSGAPCGICDSCAPSGSVATTLRAPTAMEEAALRRALELLRSRDGQTTGQLHRGVVEQFPAMDRRLFEDLLGALARGGLVTIEDDQFEKDGQTIRFRRAYLTGTGRRPEAVIEASIPVAPVSVSKRKRRKKALRRPSAS; encoded by the coding sequence ATGAACGATCACGAAGACCAGCTCGGCCCGCTCCTGAAGCGCGTCTTCGGGCACGACGCATTCCGTCCCTTCCAAGAGGCCGTCTGCCGGACCGTGACGGAGGGGCGGGACGCACTTCTCGTGATGCCTACGGGAGCGGGCAAGTCGCTCTGCTATCAGCTCCCCGGGCTGGCCCGCTCCGGCACCACGCTCGTCATCTCGCCCCTGATCGCCTTGATGGAGGACCAGGTCACGAGGCTCCGCGCGCTCTCTCTCGCCGCAGAGCGGATCCATTCCGGCATCGACCGCGTCGTCTCGCGCCAGGTCTGCCGCTATTACCTCGACGGCAAGCTCGACTTCCTCTTCATCGCGCCCGAGCGGCTCTCGGTGCCCGGCTTCCCGGAGATGCTCGCCCGGCGCACGCCTGCGCTCGTGGCGGTGGACGAGGCGCATTGCATCTCCCACTGGGGGCACGATTTCAGACCCGACTACCGGCTGCTGGGCGGACGACTCCCTCTGCTGCGCCCCGCGCCGGTCATCGCCCTCACGGCCACCGCCACGCCCCGCGTGCAGGACGACATCGTCCGGCAGCTGGGAATGACGCAAGCCGGCCGCTTCATCCACGGCTTCCGCCGCACGAACATCGCGGTCGAAGTGGTCGAGGCGCCCCCGAGCCGGCGCGCCGAGCTGGTGCGTGACGTGCTCGCCGACCCGGCGCACCGCCCCGCCATCGTCTACACGCCCACCCGCCGCGAGGCGGAGTCGCTTGCCGAGGAGCTCGAGAGCAAGCTGAAGGCAGTCGCGTACCACGCGGGAATGACGGCGTCACAGCGGGACGACGTGCAACGGCGCTTCCTGGAAGGGCGCGCCGAGGTCATCGTCGCGACGATCGCGTTCGGGATGGGGATCGACAAGGCGAACGTGAGGACCGTCGTCCACACCGGCCTTCCCGCGAGCGTCGAGGGGTACTACCAGGAGATCGGGCGCGCCGGACGGGACGGCCTCGCGTCGCGGGCGATCCTCCTCCACTCGTACGGCGACACGCGGACGCACGAGTTCTTCCTCGCGCGCGACTATCCCGAGACGCGTGTTCTCGACAAGGACGACGAGGAGCAGCGCGAGCATCGAAAGATGCAGATCGACCTCATGCGCCGCTTCGCGGAGGGCTCGGCGTGCCGGATGCTCCAGCTCGTGAGGCACTTCGGCGACCAGGAGGACTCGGGCGCGCCATGCGGCATCTGCGATTCGTGCGCGCCCTCGGGCAGCGTCGCCACGACGCTGCGCGCGCCGACTGCAATGGAGGAAGCGGCGCTGAGGCGCGCGCTCGAGCTGCTCCGCAGCCGGGACGGGCAGACCACCGGGCAGCTCCACCGCGGGGTGGTGGAGCAGTTCCCCGCCATGGACCGACGGCTCTTCGAGGATCTCCTCGGCGCTCTGGCGCGCGGAGGCCTGGTCACGATCGAGGACGACCAGTTCGAGAAAGACGGCCAGACGATCCGCTTCCGCCGCGCGTACCTGACCGGGACGGGACGCCGGCCCGAAGCGGTGATCGAGGCGAGCATCCCCGTGGCGCCCGTTTCCGTCAGCAAGCGAAAGCGCCGGAAGAAGGCGCTGCGCCGGCCTTCCGCATCCTGA
- a CDS encoding prephenate dehydrogenase/arogenate dehydrogenase family protein, which yields MKRTLLLVGGAGRMGRRLAPHFRKKGYRVLIADPAGRVPGYASADLGAAASADVVCVAASLDASPAALEAVLERAPRGLVFDIASLKTPLLPLFGRARKAGVAIASTHPMFGPTAVFRGNDFLVLDCGDAAAAARVTRLFSGEGLRIRRMPVTEHDPWAARTMGLAHVVALACAGALVRLKVDAFDVDGRATTSFRRLLDLVASLLDQDPALTRAIQTQNPDAPWAAEVLAEEVEAFRVALFAPDPGPLAARIGALRRALGRG from the coding sequence GTGAAACGCACTCTTCTACTCGTCGGCGGCGCCGGGCGCATGGGCCGCCGGCTCGCGCCGCACTTCCGGAAGAAGGGCTACCGCGTCCTGATCGCCGACCCCGCGGGGCGCGTTCCGGGCTACGCCTCGGCGGATCTCGGAGCCGCCGCGTCCGCCGACGTCGTCTGTGTCGCCGCGTCCCTCGACGCGTCGCCCGCGGCGCTCGAGGCGGTCCTCGAGCGCGCGCCGCGCGGCCTCGTCTTCGACATCGCGAGCCTCAAGACTCCGCTTCTCCCGCTCTTCGGGCGCGCCCGAAAGGCGGGCGTCGCGATCGCGTCGACGCACCCGATGTTCGGGCCCACGGCTGTCTTCCGCGGCAACGACTTCCTCGTCCTCGACTGCGGCGACGCGGCCGCGGCCGCGCGCGTGACGCGCCTCTTCTCGGGCGAGGGCCTCCGGATCCGCCGGATGCCCGTGACCGAGCACGACCCGTGGGCGGCCCGCACGATGGGCCTCGCGCACGTCGTGGCGCTCGCGTGCGCGGGAGCGCTCGTGCGCCTGAAGGTGGACGCGTTCGACGTGGACGGCCGCGCGACGACGTCCTTCCGCCGCCTGCTCGACCTCGTCGCGTCCCTCCTCGACCAGGATCCCGCGCTGACGCGGGCCATCCAGACGCAGAACCCGGATGCGCCGTGGGCCGCCGAGGTGCTCGCCGAGGAAGTGGAGGCCTTCCGCGTCGCCCTCTTCGCGCCCGACCCCGGCCCGCTCGCCGCGCGAATCGGCGCTCTGCGCCGCGCCCTCGGCCGCGGATGA
- a CDS encoding HRDC domain-containing protein has protein sequence MLSDRTLLDIAAKRPHDDTELLEIGGIGPLRLEKYGAQILRIVKDSP, from the coding sequence ATCCTGAGCGACCGCACGCTGCTCGACATCGCTGCGAAGAGACCGCACGACGACACGGAACTGCTCGAGATAGGCGGAATCGGCCCGCTTCGCCTCGAGAAATACGGGGCTCAAATCCTGAGGATCGTTAAGGATTCGCCGTAG
- a CDS encoding cytochrome b/b6 domain-containing protein, with the protein MPRHARWVRISHWVLAASLLTLVISGFEILMVHPRLYWGDAGNDLTPALLELPISRNYKHGGWDKPTPFSREATGPFTASRTYDIFNQNGWGRSLHFLAAWCLVLPGALYVLGGLLGGHFRSHIWPKARELAPHLVWRDVVDHLHLRVPAAREGSQYGLLQKCAYSWVVFVAGPLMVATGLTMSPAVTAAFPVLLRVFGGYQSARTIHFFTFAALLLFAVVHVAMVVKSGFRRQIRAMTVGE; encoded by the coding sequence GTGCCACGCCACGCCCGATGGGTCCGGATCTCGCACTGGGTTCTGGCCGCGAGCCTGCTGACGCTCGTGATCAGCGGGTTCGAGATCCTGATGGTCCACCCGCGGCTCTACTGGGGGGATGCGGGAAACGACCTCACGCCAGCGCTCCTCGAGCTGCCGATCAGCCGGAACTACAAGCACGGCGGATGGGACAAGCCCACGCCGTTCTCCCGGGAAGCCACGGGTCCGTTCACCGCCAGCCGCACCTACGACATCTTCAATCAGAACGGCTGGGGCCGGAGCCTGCACTTCCTGGCCGCGTGGTGCCTCGTGCTGCCGGGCGCCCTGTACGTCCTGGGCGGCCTCCTCGGTGGTCACTTCCGCTCGCACATCTGGCCGAAGGCCAGGGAGCTCGCACCACATCTCGTCTGGCGGGACGTCGTCGATCACCTGCATCTCCGGGTTCCGGCCGCCCGCGAAGGCTCGCAATACGGCCTGCTGCAGAAATGCGCTTACTCATGGGTGGTTTTCGTGGCGGGTCCGCTGATGGTGGCGACCGGCCTGACGATGTCGCCGGCGGTGACCGCCGCATTCCCCGTCCTGCTGCGGGTGTTCGGCGGCTACCAGTCCGCCCGCACGATCCACTTCTTCACCTTCGCCGCGCTCCTGCTCTTCGCGGTCGTGCACGTCGCGATGGTCGTCAAGTCCGGATTCCGACGCCAGATCCGGGCCATGACGGTGGGGGAATGA
- the gluQRS gene encoding tRNA glutamyl-Q(34) synthetase GluQRS, producing the protein MTDVPASSHTGRFAPSPTGPLHLGSLVAALGSWLFARARGGRWLVRMEDLDTPRVVPGAADDILRTLERFGLTWDGDVVAQSSRIALYDRAFEDLLRRREIYGCACSRTDLLRSASAPVRGEAGDAADGAALIYPGTCRSGLPPGRAARAFRFRVPPGLFTFKDLLFGPLSEDVSVAVGDFVVKRADGPYAYQLAVVVDDAAQGVTEVVRGADLLDSTARQIALQRALGLPTPSYAHLPLVVGPDGKKLGKRDGALALETLDEARVRAAFAFALSALGQEPAESPREAALRFDPSRIPREPRPAPG; encoded by the coding sequence GTGACGGACGTTCCGGCCTCCTCCCACACCGGGCGCTTCGCGCCCTCCCCCACGGGGCCGCTGCACCTCGGCAGCCTCGTCGCGGCGCTCGGGTCGTGGCTCTTCGCGCGCGCAAGGGGCGGGCGCTGGCTCGTGCGCATGGAAGACCTCGACACGCCGCGCGTCGTCCCCGGCGCGGCGGACGACATCCTCCGGACGCTCGAGCGCTTCGGCCTGACGTGGGATGGGGACGTCGTCGCTCAATCCTCGCGGATCGCGCTTTATGACAGGGCCTTTGAAGATCTTCTTAGAAGGAGAGAAATCTACGGCTGCGCGTGCTCGCGCACCGATCTTCTCCGCTCCGCCTCGGCGCCGGTGCGCGGCGAGGCGGGCGATGCGGCCGACGGCGCAGCATTGATCTACCCCGGCACGTGCCGCTCAGGGCTGCCGCCCGGAAGGGCCGCCCGCGCCTTCCGCTTCCGCGTGCCCCCTGGCCTCTTCACCTTCAAAGATCTTCTCTTCGGTCCTCTTTCCGAAGATGTCTCCGTCGCCGTCGGCGATTTCGTCGTGAAGCGCGCGGACGGGCCGTACGCGTACCAGCTCGCCGTCGTCGTGGACGACGCGGCGCAGGGCGTCACCGAGGTCGTGCGCGGCGCGGACCTTCTCGACTCCACGGCACGGCAGATCGCACTCCAGCGCGCGCTCGGTCTCCCGACGCCCTCGTACGCGCACCTGCCGCTCGTCGTCGGGCCGGACGGGAAGAAGCTCGGCAAAAGAGACGGCGCGCTCGCGCTCGAGACACTCGACGAGGCGCGCGTCCGCGCCGCCTTCGCCTTCGCGCTCAGCGCGCTGGGGCAGGAGCCGGCGGAGTCGCCCCGGGAAGCGGCTCTTCGTTTCGACCCGTCGCGCATTCCGCGAGAGCCTCGGCCAGCACCGGGATGA
- a CDS encoding wax ester/triacylglycerol synthase family O-acyltransferase, translated as MSTSAEAGAPDPEVWYERLTPLDAKYLDFEGPTAPMHVGSVCVFEGTPLQQKELADLIASRMDRISRYGQRLAFVPFNLGRPVWVDDPGFDVSWHVRSVTLPQPGSRQQFLDLVGELFARPLDRERPLWEMWLVEGLPDGGFAIVTKTHHCLMDGLSGVDVTFALLDEDEQSAPVPAPRPRKTRPAPSRAGLLSASLLGRQRPPARLASEAAAPGPGRRGALREFLGGVGPLLRMGAIGPAPSSSLTRLVSAGRRWEMLTLDLGEVKRIRSALGGTVNDVLLAVMAGALRELLLERGEKPIRDLRAVIPVSFRRPEGRGALGNQISFVFCSLPVAEPDPAERLRIVSRRTTRLKEGREVLGSITLHRIAGFVPPPLASLAARLGPFLPWFNLAVTNIPGPQNTLYALGRKLLACHPIVPIARFTTVSAAMMSYDGTIDVGLLGDDEHATDLPVLARAIPKALAELTELARTAVTAMGPESR; from the coding sequence ATGTCGACGTCCGCCGAAGCCGGCGCTCCGGATCCGGAGGTCTGGTACGAGCGACTGACGCCCCTCGACGCGAAGTATCTCGACTTCGAAGGGCCGACGGCGCCGATGCACGTCGGGTCGGTTTGTGTCTTCGAGGGCACGCCCCTTCAACAGAAGGAGCTCGCGGACCTGATCGCGTCCCGGATGGACCGGATTTCCCGTTACGGCCAGCGACTCGCGTTCGTCCCCTTCAACCTCGGACGACCCGTCTGGGTCGACGATCCCGGGTTCGACGTCTCGTGGCACGTCCGGTCCGTGACGCTTCCGCAGCCGGGGAGCCGACAGCAGTTCCTCGATCTCGTCGGCGAGCTCTTCGCCCGCCCCCTCGACCGCGAGCGACCGCTCTGGGAGATGTGGCTCGTCGAGGGGCTTCCGGACGGTGGGTTCGCCATCGTGACGAAGACACACCACTGTCTGATGGACGGACTCTCGGGCGTGGACGTCACCTTCGCGCTGCTGGACGAGGATGAACAGAGTGCTCCGGTCCCCGCGCCCCGGCCCCGGAAAACTCGTCCGGCCCCGAGCCGGGCCGGGCTTCTGTCTGCTTCTCTTCTCGGCCGCCAGCGGCCACCCGCCCGCCTTGCGAGCGAAGCAGCCGCACCCGGCCCCGGAAGGAGGGGCGCGCTGAGAGAGTTCCTCGGAGGCGTCGGTCCGCTTCTCCGGATGGGAGCCATCGGTCCGGCCCCTTCCTCCTCTCTCACCCGGCTGGTCTCGGCTGGCCGCCGCTGGGAGATGCTGACCCTCGACCTCGGAGAGGTGAAACGGATCCGATCCGCGCTCGGGGGGACGGTGAACGACGTCCTTCTGGCCGTGATGGCGGGAGCGCTCCGCGAGCTTCTGCTCGAACGGGGCGAGAAACCGATCCGGGACCTGCGCGCCGTCATCCCGGTCAGCTTCCGGCGACCGGAAGGGCGCGGTGCGCTAGGCAACCAGATCTCGTTCGTTTTCTGTTCCCTCCCGGTGGCGGAGCCCGACCCGGCGGAGCGGCTCCGGATCGTGTCGCGGCGGACGACGCGCCTCAAGGAGGGGCGGGAGGTCCTCGGCAGCATCACGCTGCACCGGATCGCGGGGTTCGTTCCCCCGCCGCTCGCCTCGCTCGCGGCGCGTCTCGGGCCGTTCCTTCCGTGGTTCAACCTCGCCGTCACGAACATTCCCGGCCCGCAGAACACCCTCTACGCCCTCGGCCGGAAGCTCCTCGCCTGCCATCCCATCGTGCCGATTGCGAGGTTCACGACGGTCTCCGCGGCGATGATGAGCTACGACGGCACGATCGACGTCGGACTCCTCGGCGACGACGAGCATGCGACCGACCTGCCGGTCCTCGCGCGCGCCATCCCGAAGGCGCTCGCCGAGCTGACGGAGCTGGCCCGGACCGCCGTGACAGCCATGGGTCCGGAGTCGCGATGA
- a CDS encoding alpha-1,2-fucosyltransferase, with protein MSRIVTFSRLGRLGRLGNSAFQVASTIGIARRNGLEYAFPLWRNFDGLTVEKDIDIDVYKHLVHQLPRYEGPPLPERSVGWGYHDVVLSEGASLHGYLQSSRYFEHCLDEVRHFLRMKDEPPLNGFVALHVRRGDYAVENGYHPRLPMDYYAKALARLGRDERVLVFSDDVSEARRMFGDGFEYAEGRSYLEDFRMMKRCKHFIIGNSSYSAMAAILGEHPDKQVVAPRPWFGPVAGITGEDIYDESWHVIDWEPKGPLSRPAPASTPGQG; from the coding sequence ATGAGCCGAATCGTTACGTTTTCCCGGCTGGGACGGCTGGGCCGCCTGGGAAACAGCGCTTTTCAGGTCGCATCCACGATCGGAATCGCTCGGCGGAACGGCCTCGAGTACGCCTTTCCGCTCTGGCGCAATTTCGACGGCCTCACGGTCGAGAAGGACATCGATATCGACGTATACAAGCATCTCGTTCATCAGCTGCCCCGCTACGAGGGGCCGCCGCTACCCGAGAGATCCGTCGGCTGGGGTTACCACGACGTGGTCTTGTCGGAAGGTGCGAGCCTCCATGGATACCTGCAATCGAGCCGCTATTTCGAGCACTGTCTCGACGAGGTGAGGCATTTCCTGCGCATGAAGGACGAGCCTCCCCTGAATGGCTTCGTCGCGTTGCACGTCCGGAGAGGTGACTACGCGGTTGAAAACGGCTATCACCCGCGGCTGCCGATGGACTACTACGCGAAGGCGCTCGCGCGACTGGGTCGCGACGAGAGGGTTCTCGTCTTCAGCGACGACGTTTCTGAAGCCAGAAGAATGTTCGGTGACGGCTTCGAGTACGCCGAAGGCAGAAGCTACCTGGAGGATTTTCGGATGATGAAGCGCTGCAAACACTTCATCATCGGTAACAGCTCGTATTCGGCGATGGCCGCGATTCTGGGCGAGCACCCGGACAAACAGGTCGTCGCGCCGCGGCCGTGGTTCGGCCCGGTGGCGGGAATCACCGGAGAGGACATCTATGACGAATCCTGGCACGTCATCGACTGGGAGCCGAAGGGCCCGCTTTCTCGGCCGGCCCCGGCTTCAACGCCGGGTCAAGGCTGA
- a CDS encoding beta-lactamase family protein, which produces MVKRLFGPRTLVAAVAVLSLAASAAEPSPDAHDLAGIPDREARNGSFSGVVLVERDGRVLLRRGWGLANAEHEIPNDPEGIFLIGSLTKQFTAAGILLLVQEGTLSLDDRACRFLEACPDAWRVITIRHLLQCTSGIVDLVRLADFPASITLPTTLEKTYGRLAREPLSSRPGETYSYSNSGFLIAALIIERVSGRPYDAFMASRLFEPLGMTHSGYAFHERILSRRAAGYARRDGRLEHASYIDMSIPAGAGSDYSTLNDLLLWHRALRAGPVLDAASRRVMFEPGPGGYALGWDVSTRDGKRIAEHIGDINGYGSYILRGIDDDFLVVVLANLERAPVKKIATDLRDALLGTGSAGGKR; this is translated from the coding sequence ATGGTGAAACGCCTGTTCGGTCCCCGGACTCTCGTCGCAGCCGTCGCGGTTCTTTCGCTCGCGGCGAGTGCCGCGGAGCCGTCTCCCGATGCGCACGATCTGGCGGGCATCCCGGACCGCGAGGCCCGAAACGGTTCGTTCTCTGGAGTCGTTCTCGTGGAGAGGGACGGACGGGTCCTGCTTCGCCGGGGATGGGGGCTCGCCAACGCTGAGCACGAGATTCCGAACGACCCCGAGGGCATATTCCTGATTGGGTCGCTCACGAAACAGTTCACGGCCGCCGGCATTCTTCTTCTTGTGCAGGAGGGAACACTCTCGCTCGACGACCGCGCGTGCCGCTTCCTGGAGGCGTGTCCGGACGCCTGGCGCGTCATCACGATTCGACATCTTCTTCAGTGCACATCGGGAATCGTCGATCTCGTGCGTCTGGCGGACTTTCCCGCGAGCATCACGCTTCCGACGACGCTCGAGAAGACCTATGGCCGGCTCGCGCGGGAGCCGCTCTCCTCACGACCGGGGGAAACCTACTCCTACAGCAACTCCGGATTCCTCATCGCGGCCCTGATCATCGAACGCGTCTCCGGAAGGCCCTACGACGCGTTCATGGCTTCCCGGCTCTTCGAGCCTCTTGGGATGACGCACTCCGGCTACGCGTTTCACGAGCGGATACTCTCGCGGCGCGCGGCGGGCTACGCCAGGCGCGACGGTCGCCTCGAACACGCCTCGTACATCGACATGAGTATCCCGGCCGGAGCGGGATCAGACTATTCCACCCTGAACGATCTCCTGCTCTGGCACCGAGCGCTTCGGGCGGGCCCCGTCCTCGACGCGGCCTCTCGCCGGGTCATGTTCGAACCGGGCCCGGGAGGATATGCGCTCGGCTGGGACGTCAGCACCCGGGACGGAAAGAGGATCGCCGAGCACATCGGGGACATCAACGGCTACGGGTCGTACATCCTCCGCGGAATAGACGACGACTTTCTCGTCGTCGTCCTCGCCAACCTCGAGCGGGCGCCCGTGAAGAAGATCGCGACGGATCTGAGGGACGCGCTGCTCGGGACGGGAAGCGCCGGCGGGAAACGCTGA
- a CDS encoding isocitrate lyase/phosphoenolpyruvate mutase family protein translates to MTVSATPNRAAAFLAMHRRGAGFILPNAWDGGSARILEQAGFAAIATTSAGIAFSRGAADGTMEGPEMLDCIARIVSAVACPVSADLESGYGATADHVAATVAAAVELGVVGGNLEDVTRPGELLPVEAACERLEAARSAAPAGSFVLNARTDAYMIRRPDAFAETVRRAERYLAAGADCIFVPGVSAAEEIGRLTAAIGAPVNVVAGLVEPVLDAATLRSLGVARISVGGTLTRAVLALIEKAAREMADHGTFGFAQGAIPYAELQQRFSR, encoded by the coding sequence ATGACCGTATCCGCGACCCCGAACCGTGCGGCGGCGTTCCTGGCGATGCATCGACGCGGCGCCGGCTTCATCCTGCCAAATGCCTGGGACGGTGGCTCGGCACGGATCCTGGAACAGGCCGGGTTCGCCGCGATCGCCACCACCAGCGCCGGGATCGCCTTCAGCCGTGGCGCCGCCGACGGCACCATGGAGGGGCCGGAGATGCTCGACTGCATCGCGCGGATCGTGTCGGCCGTCGCGTGCCCGGTGAGCGCCGACCTGGAGTCCGGTTACGGCGCGACCGCCGACCACGTTGCCGCAACGGTCGCCGCTGCGGTCGAGCTCGGGGTGGTCGGAGGCAACCTCGAGGACGTGACTCGGCCTGGAGAACTGCTCCCGGTCGAGGCTGCCTGCGAACGTCTCGAGGCGGCGCGGTCCGCCGCACCGGCAGGTTCGTTCGTGCTGAACGCACGCACCGACGCCTACATGATCAGGCGCCCGGACGCCTTCGCCGAGACGGTGCGCCGGGCCGAGAGATATCTGGCTGCCGGAGCCGACTGCATCTTCGTTCCCGGCGTCAGCGCTGCCGAGGAGATCGGCAGACTGACCGCCGCGATCGGCGCGCCGGTAAACGTCGTCGCCGGGCTGGTCGAGCCGGTGCTGGACGCCGCCACCCTGCGCTCGCTGGGCGTCGCCAGGATCAGCGTTGGCGGCACCCTCACTCGCGCCGTCCTCGCACTGATCGAAAAGGCCGCCCGGGAGATGGCCGACCACGGCACCTTCGGCTTCGCCCAGGGCGCCATCCCGTACGCCGAGCTGCAGCAGCGCTTCAGCCGCTGA
- a CDS encoding molybdopterin-dependent oxidoreductase, whose translation MGDTFTYGVHRALLPGQALAKEYGLHDVTSFPATGTTDPAVTVKSEIGEAYRRLQSGAFADWRLPVEGSVARPRAFSLAELKQLPSRTQITRHTCEEGWTAIGQWTGVPLGLVLEAAGILPAARFVVFHSYDDWVDSIDLLDALHPQTILAYGMNGRDLPIPHGAPVRLRVERQIGYKSMKYLKRIVVTDTFDDGGKKGNIQNGWAWYNGI comes from the coding sequence ATGGGCGACACCTTCACGTACGGCGTGCATCGCGCGCTGTTGCCGGGGCAGGCTCTCGCGAAGGAGTACGGCCTCCACGACGTCACGTCGTTCCCCGCCACGGGCACGACCGATCCCGCCGTCACCGTGAAATCCGAGATCGGTGAGGCGTACCGCCGTTTACAGAGCGGAGCGTTCGCCGACTGGCGGCTCCCGGTCGAGGGCAGCGTGGCCCGGCCGCGCGCGTTCTCGCTCGCGGAGCTGAAACAGCTCCCGTCCCGGACGCAGATCACGCGGCATACGTGCGAAGAGGGCTGGACCGCCATCGGCCAGTGGACGGGCGTGCCGCTGGGTCTCGTGCTCGAAGCGGCGGGCATCCTGCCGGCCGCACGGTTCGTCGTCTTCCATTCGTACGACGACTGGGTCGACAGCATCGACCTGCTCGACGCCCTGCATCCGCAGACCATCCTGGCTTACGGCATGAACGGGCGTGACCTCCCGATCCCGCACGGCGCGCCCGTGCGCCTGCGCGTGGAGAGGCAGATCGGCTACAAGAGCATGAAGTACCTGAAGCGCATCGTCGTGACGGACACGTTCGACGACGGCGGCAAGAAGGGGAACATCCAGAATGGGTGGGCCTGGTACAACGGGATCTGA